A genomic region of Kribbella sp. NBC_00382 contains the following coding sequences:
- the dhaK gene encoding dihydroxyacetone kinase subunit DhaK — MKKLINDPADVVSEALQGMAAAHPDRLRVDLENRIVYRKEAPRSGKVGLISGGGSGHEPLHGGFVGLGMLDAACAGEVFTSPVPDQMMAATKAVDAGAGVLHIVKNYTGDVMNFEMAAELAAADAGVEVLSVVTDDDVAVQDSLYTAGRRGVGVTVLLEKIVGAAAEEGMPLQQVADLAKRVNDNGRSMGMALTSCTVPAAGKPTFELAENEMEVGIGIHGEPGRKRLPLAPAKDIAALLVDPVLSDLPYQQGDSVIAFVNGMGGTPLLELYLMYNEVQQLLDRAGITVARSLVGNYITSLEMAGCSVTLLKVDDELVRLWDAPVNTPGLRWGA; from the coding sequence ATGAAGAAGCTCATCAACGACCCTGCCGATGTTGTGAGTGAAGCGCTGCAAGGAATGGCCGCAGCGCACCCCGATCGCCTCCGGGTGGATCTGGAGAACCGGATCGTCTACCGCAAGGAAGCGCCGAGATCGGGGAAGGTCGGGCTGATCTCCGGCGGTGGGTCGGGACACGAGCCGCTGCACGGTGGGTTCGTCGGGCTCGGGATGCTGGACGCCGCCTGTGCGGGTGAGGTGTTCACCTCGCCGGTGCCCGACCAGATGATGGCCGCGACCAAGGCCGTCGACGCGGGCGCCGGAGTACTGCACATCGTGAAGAACTACACCGGCGACGTGATGAACTTCGAGATGGCCGCCGAACTGGCCGCCGCCGACGCCGGGGTCGAAGTACTGTCCGTCGTCACCGACGACGACGTCGCGGTGCAGGACAGCCTCTACACCGCCGGGCGCCGTGGCGTCGGCGTGACCGTGCTGCTGGAGAAGATCGTCGGCGCCGCGGCCGAGGAAGGCATGCCGCTGCAGCAGGTCGCCGACCTGGCGAAGCGGGTCAACGACAACGGCCGCAGCATGGGCATGGCGCTGACGTCGTGCACCGTACCGGCCGCCGGCAAGCCGACCTTCGAACTGGCCGAGAACGAGATGGAGGTCGGCATCGGCATCCACGGCGAACCCGGCCGGAAACGGTTGCCTTTGGCACCGGCCAAGGACATCGCTGCACTGCTCGTCGACCCGGTGTTGTCGGATCTGCCTTACCAGCAAGGCGATTCGGTGATTGCCTTCGTCAACGGCATGGGCGGTACGCCGCTGCTCGAGCTCTACCTGATGTACAACGAGGTACAGCAGTTGCTGGACCGCGCCGGGATCACCGTCGCGCGCTCGCTGGTCGGCAACTACATCACCTCGCTCGAGATGGCCGGCTGCTCGGTCACCCTGCTGAAAGTGGACGACGAACTGGTACGTCTCTGGGACGCACCGGTGAACACCCCCGGCCTACGCTGGGGAGCGTGA
- a CDS encoding DUF4240 domain-containing protein, translating to MDETFWSIVEASRDASDGSLEDQAEQLGDALVDLDVDQVIAFDAAFTEASRGIYRWEHWGAASVMLGWVSDDSFTDFRSWVIAQGRTTYERFRVDPDSIVDAGLDDQEELGAAENYAAVAAMVFEDLSGAEIWDVLPEREGVEFQEEPAGVRFEESADVMAERYPRLTAVYGPLTLEPKDPVRNDR from the coding sequence ATGGATGAGACTTTCTGGTCGATCGTCGAGGCGTCTCGCGACGCATCGGACGGTTCGCTGGAGGACCAGGCTGAGCAGTTGGGCGACGCGCTGGTCGACCTCGACGTTGATCAGGTCATCGCGTTCGACGCCGCCTTCACCGAGGCAAGCCGAGGGATCTACAGGTGGGAGCACTGGGGTGCCGCCTCGGTGATGCTCGGCTGGGTCAGCGACGACTCCTTCACCGACTTCCGATCCTGGGTGATCGCGCAGGGCCGTACGACGTACGAGCGTTTCCGGGTCGATCCCGACTCGATCGTCGACGCCGGGCTGGACGACCAGGAGGAGCTGGGCGCCGCCGAGAACTACGCCGCTGTGGCGGCGATGGTGTTCGAGGATCTGTCCGGTGCGGAGATCTGGGACGTCCTGCCGGAGCGTGAAGGGGTCGAGTTCCAGGAGGAGCCGGCCGGAGTCCGGTTCGAGGAGAGTGCCGACGTGATGGCGGAGCGTTATCCGCGATTGACCGCGGTGTACGGTCCGCTCACCCTGGAGCCGAAGGACCCCGTTCGCAACGATCGGTAG
- a CDS encoding YnfA family protein — translation MTVLRSIGLFGLAAVAEIGGAWLVWQGVREHRGVVWVLGGMVALGAYGFVATLQPDANFGRILAAYGGVFVAGSLAWGMVLDGFRPDRWDVAGAAVCLAGVGLIMYAPRG, via the coding sequence ATGACCGTACTGCGTTCGATCGGGTTGTTCGGGTTGGCGGCGGTGGCTGAGATCGGTGGGGCGTGGCTTGTCTGGCAAGGGGTTCGGGAGCATCGGGGAGTGGTGTGGGTGCTCGGTGGGATGGTTGCCTTGGGCGCCTATGGGTTCGTGGCGACGTTGCAGCCCGATGCGAACTTCGGGCGGATTCTGGCGGCGTACGGCGGGGTCTTCGTGGCCGGGTCGCTTGCCTGGGGCATGGTGCTCGACGGGTTCCGGCCGGATCGTTGGGATGTGGCCGGCGCGGCTGTCTGTCTCGCCGGGGTAGGGCTGATCATGTACGCGCCCCGCGGCTGA
- a CDS encoding GNAT family N-acetyltransferase produces MEPLQRLAVPADAPAITELMQASVRSLFPAYYDDVQVASAEVHIAGLDLALIEDGTYYVHEANGEIVACGGWSRRNKLFNGSAAGADDRLLDPATEPARIRAMFVRGDWTRRGLGRAILTACVDAARTAGFTQLALMSTLPGVPLYKSFGFTEIEAAELTMPDGVVLGGVAMERPIDQFGDKR; encoded by the coding sequence GTGGAGCCGCTGCAACGACTTGCCGTGCCCGCGGACGCGCCTGCCATCACGGAGTTGATGCAGGCCTCCGTGCGCAGCCTCTTCCCGGCGTACTACGACGACGTACAGGTCGCGAGTGCCGAGGTACACATCGCAGGGCTTGACCTCGCGCTGATCGAGGACGGCACGTACTACGTCCACGAGGCCAACGGCGAGATCGTCGCCTGCGGTGGCTGGAGCCGGCGCAACAAACTCTTCAACGGTTCGGCAGCCGGCGCCGACGACCGGCTGCTCGACCCCGCCACCGAGCCGGCCAGGATCCGTGCGATGTTCGTCCGCGGCGACTGGACCCGGCGCGGGCTCGGCCGGGCGATCCTGACCGCCTGCGTTGACGCTGCACGCACCGCCGGCTTCACCCAGTTGGCGTTGATGTCGACGCTGCCCGGAGTACCGCTGTACAAGTCGTTCGGCTTCACCGAGATCGAGGCCGCCGAGCTGACGATGCCCGACGGCGTCGTGCTGGGCGGGGTCGCGATGGAACGCCCAATTGATCAATTTGGAGACAAACGATGA
- the ptsP gene encoding phosphoenolpyruvate--protein phosphotransferase encodes MVAEGDSSTEVVVSNEHGLHARPAAKVVGVAQRFDAKVTLTNLTTGKGPVDAGSLSMVATLNAQQGHRLRISASGPEADVAVATLSALADRGFDDLPSEAGTADATPVRAGRSGSGLDVAVGPAIVADQDVDLSGYQAGDVDVERQRAKDGMRVAEEQLTALRDETAKTVGAAEASIFDAQLALLGDVMVQDAVFRAITQGEDKSAPDAWKAALDAVAADFEGLDDPYQRERAQDVRSVRDRVLRALVGTAAGGDLAAGGGPGGGDHAAAGVLVVRELDAATAAGVDAERIVGIAVRAAGTTGHGVIVARSRGIPVITGIGDVVVPAGAVVGFDARAHEFVVGPADGGERLRAVVRGRAGEREAALAEAERPAVTLDGTTIAVFANVGSVQDAADARGADGSGLVRTEVLFGERRVAPTVEEQVEVFRAIAAALHGKSITIRTWDIGGDKPLAFLPQEREANPFLGERGIRVFRRRPELLRDQLTAICRVAAETPVQVMFPMVTTAEEVAWARAELAALKPPEGLKVGIMIEVPAAALRITTLAAGLDFVSIGSNDLTQYTTATDRGNSAVAGLADGLDPAVLQLIDRVVRGVPDGVEVAVCGDLASDPDAAVLLAGLGVHELSAVGPQVPVIKARLRQTDLAEAATHAAASLAMPSATAVRAQL; translated from the coding sequence GTGGTTGCTGAGGGCGACAGTTCCACGGAAGTTGTCGTGAGCAACGAACACGGGTTGCATGCGCGGCCGGCGGCGAAGGTTGTTGGGGTTGCTCAGCGGTTCGATGCGAAGGTGACGCTGACCAATCTGACGACTGGGAAAGGGCCGGTCGACGCGGGCAGCTTGAGCATGGTGGCGACGCTGAATGCCCAGCAGGGGCATCGGTTGCGGATCAGTGCGAGCGGGCCTGAGGCGGATGTGGCGGTGGCGACGCTCAGCGCGTTGGCGGATCGCGGGTTTGATGACTTGCCGTCGGAGGCGGGTACGGCCGACGCGACTCCAGTACGGGCCGGCCGCAGCGGGTCAGGTTTGGATGTGGCGGTCGGGCCGGCGATCGTGGCTGATCAAGACGTTGACTTGAGCGGGTACCAGGCTGGTGATGTCGATGTTGAGCGGCAGCGGGCGAAGGATGGGATGCGGGTCGCTGAGGAGCAGTTGACGGCGCTGCGGGATGAGACGGCGAAGACGGTCGGGGCTGCGGAGGCGTCGATCTTCGATGCGCAGTTGGCTTTGCTCGGCGATGTGATGGTGCAGGATGCGGTCTTCCGGGCGATCACGCAAGGCGAGGACAAGAGCGCGCCGGACGCGTGGAAGGCGGCGTTGGACGCGGTCGCGGCAGACTTCGAGGGGCTTGACGATCCGTACCAGCGTGAGCGCGCCCAGGACGTCCGAAGCGTGCGCGATCGGGTACTACGCGCGCTGGTCGGAACCGCAGCTGGGGGCGACCTTGCGGCGGGCGGCGGTCCTGGCGGAGGGGACCATGCGGCCGCTGGAGTGCTCGTCGTACGGGAGCTTGACGCGGCGACGGCTGCTGGGGTTGATGCTGAGCGGATTGTTGGGATCGCAGTCCGGGCTGCTGGTACGACGGGGCATGGGGTGATCGTGGCTCGGTCGCGGGGGATTCCGGTGATTACTGGGATCGGGGACGTGGTGGTGCCGGCCGGGGCGGTGGTGGGGTTCGATGCTCGGGCGCACGAGTTCGTTGTCGGGCCGGCGGATGGTGGGGAGCGGTTGCGGGCCGTCGTACGGGGGCGGGCGGGTGAGCGGGAAGCGGCGCTGGCGGAGGCTGAGCGGCCTGCGGTGACGTTGGATGGGACGACGATCGCGGTGTTTGCGAACGTCGGGTCGGTGCAGGATGCGGCGGATGCGCGGGGTGCTGACGGGTCTGGGTTGGTGCGGACCGAGGTGCTGTTCGGTGAGCGGCGGGTTGCGCCGACCGTTGAGGAGCAGGTGGAGGTGTTCCGTGCGATTGCGGCTGCCCTTCACGGGAAGTCGATCACGATCCGGACCTGGGATATCGGAGGCGACAAGCCGCTCGCGTTCCTGCCGCAGGAGCGGGAGGCGAATCCGTTCCTGGGTGAGCGTGGGATCCGGGTGTTCCGCCGGCGGCCCGAGCTGCTGCGCGACCAGTTGACGGCGATCTGCCGGGTGGCGGCCGAGACGCCGGTCCAAGTGATGTTCCCGATGGTCACGACGGCCGAGGAGGTCGCGTGGGCGCGCGCGGAACTGGCTGCACTGAAGCCGCCCGAGGGTTTGAAGGTCGGCATCATGATCGAGGTGCCGGCTGCGGCCTTGCGGATCACCACGCTGGCCGCCGGGCTCGACTTCGTCAGCATCGGGAGCAACGACCTCACGCAGTACACGACAGCGACCGATCGCGGGAACAGCGCGGTCGCCGGGCTCGCGGACGGGTTGGATCCGGCGGTGCTGCAGCTGATCGACCGCGTCGTACGCGGAGTGCCGGACGGCGTCGAGGTGGCCGTCTGCGGTGATCTGGCCAGCGATCCGGATGCGGCTGTACTGCTCGCCGGGCTTGGAGTTCACGAGCTGAGCGCTGTCGGTCCGCAGGTACCGGTGATCAAGGCGCGTTTGCGGCAGACCGACCTGGCCGAGGCTGCGACGCATGCCGCCGCATCCCTCGCGATGCCCAGTGCGACCGCTGTGCGAGCTCAGCTGTAG
- a CDS encoding transcriptional regulator, with protein MPETTRALLTAQAAAWQRILDHPFVSRTSAGSLPKATFDRWIAEDYFFVQSFHRYLEALSAAAPDDEARKVLAGGLAALVPELALFEAAAAERGVDLTAEPSLLNLGYSAYLFTSVDEGWPVGITVLYAVEKAYYDAWASVRDTTDADTQYAGFIANWSSPEFAAYVEQLAELVDREPLTPAMTLAFDRVLRFELAFWDLVHG; from the coding sequence ATGCCCGAGACCACCCGTGCCCTGCTGACCGCGCAGGCAGCAGCCTGGCAGCGGATCCTGGACCACCCGTTCGTCTCCCGGACCTCCGCCGGTTCGTTGCCCAAGGCCACCTTCGACCGGTGGATCGCCGAGGACTACTTCTTCGTCCAGTCGTTCCACCGGTACCTCGAAGCACTGTCCGCGGCGGCACCCGACGACGAGGCCAGGAAGGTGCTCGCGGGTGGTCTGGCCGCGCTCGTACCAGAGCTCGCGCTGTTCGAGGCGGCTGCTGCCGAGCGTGGTGTCGACCTGACCGCCGAGCCGTCGTTGCTGAACCTGGGCTACTCGGCGTACCTGTTCACCTCGGTGGATGAGGGCTGGCCGGTCGGGATCACCGTGCTCTACGCGGTCGAGAAGGCGTACTACGACGCGTGGGCGTCCGTCCGGGACACGACCGACGCGGACACGCAGTACGCGGGTTTCATCGCGAACTGGTCGTCACCGGAGTTCGCGGCGTACGTCGAACAGCTGGCCGAGCTGGTCGATCGCGAGCCGCTGACCCCGGCGATGACACTGGCCTTCGACCGGGTCCTCCGCTTCGAACTGGCCTTCTGGGACCTGGTGCACGGATGA
- a CDS encoding ABC transporter substrate-binding protein: MVSEIIRTPLSRRRVLQLIGGAAAVGAAASCGGGGSSGGGSGPLKVIGAGSQEAGLRKALDEYKKANGSFEFNLSFSPADQLQTALRAQLAAGNAPDLHAVYPGNGSAMSMVQLSKANLLADLSAQAWTQKIPAGFKGAYQQDGKTYIFSPGTSVLGAIYNKPAFAKAGVEIPTTWSELLAVCEALKKKGIIPLALGAQTPWVTQLINYALVPGTVYAKEPDFDDKMAAGSATFAGSGWADAMNKYLELQKRGFFNDNPNGTTYEQATSMVGTGKAAMAVQVSAVLQAYRAAAPSPDDLGMFPLPATDVVADNWIPGGIVVGLGVNAKSKKADEARKFLEFCGRPEMVSAWAEAIACVPLYSDGEAKVDPVLKSFLPYLSGNKAVPFMDQRWPNAEVQPTHFAVVQELLGGKTTVDGALKKMDEAYRKTA; encoded by the coding sequence GTGGTATCCGAGATCATCCGTACCCCGCTCAGCCGGCGGCGTGTCCTGCAGTTGATCGGCGGCGCCGCGGCCGTGGGCGCCGCGGCGAGCTGCGGCGGTGGCGGTTCGAGTGGCGGCGGCAGCGGCCCGTTGAAGGTGATCGGCGCGGGCAGCCAGGAGGCCGGTCTGCGCAAGGCGCTCGACGAGTACAAGAAAGCGAACGGCTCGTTCGAGTTCAACCTGTCCTTCTCGCCGGCCGACCAGTTGCAGACCGCGCTCCGGGCCCAGCTCGCAGCGGGCAACGCCCCGGATCTGCATGCCGTCTACCCGGGCAACGGCAGCGCGATGTCGATGGTCCAGCTCAGCAAGGCGAACCTCTTGGCGGACCTGAGCGCCCAGGCCTGGACCCAGAAGATCCCGGCCGGTTTCAAGGGCGCCTACCAGCAGGACGGTAAGACGTACATCTTCTCGCCAGGGACGAGCGTGCTCGGCGCGATCTACAACAAGCCGGCGTTCGCCAAGGCCGGGGTGGAGATCCCGACCACCTGGAGTGAGCTGCTGGCGGTCTGCGAGGCCTTGAAGAAGAAGGGCATCATCCCGCTCGCACTCGGCGCACAGACCCCGTGGGTGACCCAGTTGATCAACTACGCCCTCGTGCCCGGGACCGTCTACGCCAAGGAACCCGACTTCGACGACAAGATGGCGGCCGGTTCCGCGACGTTCGCCGGCTCCGGCTGGGCCGACGCGATGAACAAGTACCTCGAGCTGCAGAAGCGGGGCTTCTTCAACGACAACCCGAACGGTACGACGTACGAGCAGGCCACCTCGATGGTCGGCACCGGCAAGGCGGCGATGGCGGTCCAGGTCTCCGCCGTTCTGCAGGCCTACCGCGCGGCGGCACCGTCACCCGACGACCTGGGCATGTTCCCCCTTCCGGCCACCGACGTCGTGGCCGACAACTGGATCCCCGGCGGCATCGTCGTCGGCCTGGGCGTCAACGCGAAGAGCAAGAAGGCCGACGAGGCGCGCAAGTTCCTCGAGTTCTGCGGGCGGCCGGAGATGGTCAGCGCCTGGGCCGAGGCCATTGCCTGCGTTCCGCTGTACTCCGACGGCGAGGCGAAGGTCGACCCCGTCCTCAAGTCGTTCCTGCCCTACCTGTCGGGCAACAAGGCGGTTCCGTTCATGGACCAGCGGTGGCCCAACGCCGAGGTGCAGCCGACCCACTTCGCCGTGGTACAGGAACTGCTGGGTGGGAAGACCACCGTCGACGGCGCCCTGAAGAAGATGGACGAGGCCTACCGGAAGACCGCGTGA
- a CDS encoding RNA polymerase sigma factor, which yields MTQTPTRARPGPVSEAGVDDVPRDRRQERFEQFFAANREAVLGYLLRRTGDRHDAADLLADTFLVAWRRLDDVPAGDETRPWLYGVARRALANHRRGQGRRHALADRLRSELTEADGPAPTMPDNSPAAVAFRALPEQDRELLSLVAWEELDTAQIAITLGITRNAVRIRLHRARKRFAKLLTAPLANRPLATLREEASHEDA from the coding sequence ATGACGCAGACACCGACGAGGGCCCGGCCGGGGCCAGTGAGCGAGGCGGGCGTGGACGACGTACCGCGGGACCGCCGGCAGGAGCGATTCGAACAGTTCTTCGCGGCCAACCGGGAGGCGGTACTCGGGTACCTGCTCCGCCGGACCGGCGACCGGCACGACGCCGCCGACCTGCTCGCCGACACGTTCCTGGTCGCCTGGCGCCGGCTGGACGACGTACCGGCCGGTGACGAGACCAGGCCTTGGCTGTACGGCGTAGCGCGGCGGGCGCTCGCCAACCACCGGCGGGGCCAGGGGCGTCGGCATGCCTTGGCCGACCGGCTCCGCAGTGAGCTGACCGAGGCCGACGGGCCCGCGCCGACCATGCCCGACAACTCCCCCGCAGCCGTCGCCTTCCGCGCTCTGCCCGAGCAGGACAGGGAACTGCTGTCCCTGGTGGCGTGGGAAGAGCTCGACACCGCCCAGATCGCGATCACCCTCGGCATCACCCGCAACGCAGTACGGATCAGGCTGCACCGCGCCCGGAAGCGGTTCGCCAAGTTGCTCACCGCCCCACTGGCCAACCGCCCCCTGGCCACGCTCAGAGAAGAGGCTTCCCATGAAGACGCATGA
- a CDS encoding RNA polymerase sigma factor: protein MTTKAQMSESSSPTDDLAVLAERAAGGDKNAMDDLLRLVHPRVLRICRSVLPYSADAEDAAQEALLNIATKIHTYSGRSSFSTWVHSVAANSARSTYRKLKRTAQAAHNPEQMDRPDPRTTSVIAGTRLDLLEALETLERDRPQMVTPLVLRDVYGLSYEEIAAEVGAPLGTIKSRIHDAREVVRPLLRPKD from the coding sequence ATGACAACGAAGGCGCAGATGAGCGAAAGCAGCAGTCCGACCGACGACCTGGCCGTCCTGGCCGAGCGCGCCGCCGGTGGTGACAAGAACGCGATGGACGACCTGCTCAGGCTGGTGCACCCCCGCGTCCTGCGGATCTGCCGCAGCGTGCTGCCGTACTCCGCCGATGCCGAGGACGCGGCCCAGGAGGCACTCCTCAACATCGCCACCAAGATCCACACGTACTCCGGCCGCAGCAGCTTCTCCACCTGGGTGCACTCGGTCGCGGCGAACTCGGCCCGCTCGACGTACCGCAAGCTGAAGCGGACCGCGCAGGCGGCGCACAACCCGGAGCAGATGGACCGGCCGGACCCGCGGACCACCAGCGTGATCGCAGGCACCCGCCTGGACCTGCTGGAGGCCCTGGAGACGCTGGAGCGGGATCGGCCACAGATGGTGACCCCGCTGGTACTCCGTGACGTCTACGGACTCTCCTACGAGGAGATCGCGGCCGAGGTCGGAGCCCCGCTGGGCACGATCAAGTCGCGGATCCACGACGCCCGCGAGGTCGTCCGGCCGCTCCTGCGCCCGAAGGACTGA
- the dhaL gene encoding dihydroxyacetone kinase subunit DhaL → MGVENFANWLREASGVFHENAAYLTELDSAIGDADHGSNMDRGFAAVVAVLDESSFSSVDELMKKAGMTLVSKVGGASGPLYGTFFLRFGAALAGAEITPASVGDALKAGVGGILARGKAELGDKTMYDAWAPALEAYDSAVAGGADLGGALTAAAEAAAKGRDATTPLVARKGRASYLGERSAGHQDPGATSTTLLLESAARTLA, encoded by the coding sequence ATGGGAGTGGAGAACTTCGCGAATTGGTTGCGTGAGGCATCGGGTGTGTTTCATGAGAACGCGGCGTATCTGACCGAGTTGGATTCGGCGATCGGGGATGCGGACCACGGGAGCAACATGGATCGTGGGTTCGCTGCCGTGGTCGCGGTGTTGGACGAGAGCAGCTTCTCTTCAGTTGATGAGCTGATGAAGAAGGCGGGGATGACGCTCGTCAGCAAGGTCGGCGGGGCTAGCGGGCCGTTGTACGGGACGTTCTTCTTGCGTTTCGGGGCGGCGTTGGCTGGTGCTGAGATCACGCCTGCGAGTGTTGGTGACGCTTTGAAGGCCGGTGTTGGCGGGATTCTTGCCCGGGGCAAGGCGGAGTTGGGCGACAAGACCATGTACGACGCTTGGGCGCCGGCGCTGGAGGCGTACGACTCCGCGGTTGCCGGCGGGGCGGATCTTGGCGGGGCGCTCACGGCGGCGGCTGAGGCGGCTGCGAAGGGGCGGGACGCGACTACTCCGTTGGTGGCGCGCAAGGGGCGGGCTAGCTATCTCGGTGAGCGTAGCGCGGGGCATCAGGATCCGGGGGCGACCAGTACGACGTTGTTGCTGGAGTCGGCTGCTCGCACACTTGCATGA
- a CDS encoding serine/threonine-protein kinase — MRRRLGSGGFATVWLAHDEQLDAEVAVKVLADNWAHDDSVRRRFLEEGRFLRRVESEHVVQVHDVGELEDGRPFLVLTYADRGTLADRLKKEPLALEPAIGVIVQVGRGLQALHRRGLLHRDVKPANVLFRSTDDDGERAVLSDLGLGKSLDEVSRITMPGGTPSYVAPEQAMGERLDQRADQYSLGAVAYAALTGRSPHQVDGLGAAGRVKAAPPPSSLGFTVPDRVDAAIVRALDPDREKRWPDIESFTRELVGGLDETTQSFIAGKTAGTPAAFAALLTTAPVAPPAAGSTSATDETEVGEKTALSESNAPTIIKPGATTVLADAAGNPVADTEDATATTEGAAATTGAGATTGAGTTAGRTAATAGGAAAATTDAGSAGTTDAVPASAGASASRPRRRGRWVLAAVLALVLGAGAGFGVQRYLETTSGFAQITQDHFSVQTPRNWMGVVSASTWHPPGSQQERQALLVSKNTNWNTPDNDTPGVFIGQLATPFSPSKILVDPKKYGCTTIPAPTTTTEGATTYLEQISENCGNGTTLLQRVVSTGSDNSLLIQVQVPGSERDKAVKVAESVTFSS; from the coding sequence GTGCGCCGCCGCCTGGGCTCAGGCGGTTTCGCCACGGTGTGGCTGGCGCACGACGAGCAACTTGACGCCGAGGTGGCGGTCAAGGTGCTGGCGGACAACTGGGCCCATGACGACTCGGTCCGGCGCCGCTTCCTCGAGGAGGGGCGGTTCCTGCGCCGCGTCGAGTCCGAGCATGTCGTCCAGGTCCACGACGTGGGTGAGCTGGAGGACGGCAGGCCGTTCCTCGTACTCACGTACGCCGACCGTGGCACGCTCGCTGACCGGCTCAAGAAGGAGCCGCTCGCGCTGGAGCCGGCCATCGGGGTCATCGTCCAGGTCGGGCGTGGCCTCCAGGCGCTGCACCGGCGTGGGTTGCTGCACCGCGACGTGAAGCCGGCCAACGTGCTGTTCCGTAGTACCGACGATGACGGCGAGCGGGCCGTGCTGTCCGACCTGGGGCTCGGCAAGTCGCTCGACGAGGTGTCGAGAATCACCATGCCCGGCGGGACTCCGTCGTACGTGGCGCCCGAGCAGGCGATGGGGGAGCGGCTCGACCAGCGCGCAGACCAGTACTCGCTGGGAGCGGTCGCCTACGCGGCGTTGACCGGCCGGTCGCCGCATCAGGTCGACGGCCTGGGTGCTGCCGGACGCGTCAAAGCTGCCCCGCCACCCAGCTCATTGGGCTTCACCGTTCCGGACCGCGTCGACGCGGCGATCGTCCGCGCCCTCGACCCGGACCGCGAGAAGCGCTGGCCGGACATCGAGTCGTTCACCCGCGAACTGGTCGGCGGCCTCGACGAAACCACCCAAAGCTTCATCGCCGGAAAAACAGCCGGTACTCCGGCCGCCTTCGCGGCGCTCCTGACCACCGCACCGGTCGCACCGCCCGCCGCCGGGTCGACCTCAGCCACGGACGAGACCGAGGTCGGCGAGAAGACCGCCCTGAGCGAGTCCAACGCCCCGACCATCATCAAACCCGGCGCGACGACCGTCCTGGCCGACGCCGCCGGCAACCCCGTCGCCGACACCGAGGACGCAACGGCAACTACCGAAGGCGCCGCGGCAACCACCGGAGCAGGCGCAACCACCGGAGCAGGCACAACCGCGGGTCGCACAGCCGCAACGGCCGGCGGCGCTGCTGCTGCAACGACCGACGCCGGATCCGCCGGGACCACCGACGCCGTCCCAGCCTCCGCCGGAGCGTCTGCCTCGCGGCCCCGGCGCCGCGGTCGTTGGGTGCTGGCCGCCGTGCTGGCGCTCGTGCTGGGTGCCGGTGCCGGGTTCGGCGTCCAGAGGTACCTCGAAACGACGAGCGGGTTCGCGCAGATCACCCAGGACCACTTCTCGGTCCAGACCCCGCGCAACTGGATGGGCGTGGTCTCCGCCTCGACCTGGCATCCGCCGGGCTCCCAGCAGGAACGTCAGGCCCTGCTGGTCAGCAAGAACACGAACTGGAACACCCCGGACAACGACACCCCGGGCGTCTTCATCGGCCAGCTGGCCACACCCTTCAGCCCGAGCAAGATTCTGGTGGATCCGAAGAAGTACGGCTGCACCACGATCCCCGCTCCGACCACCACGACCGAGGGCGCGACGACCTACCTGGAGCAGATTTCGGAGAATTGCGGGAACGGTACTACGCTGCTCCAGCGAGTAGTCAGCACGGGGAGTGACAACTCGTTACTGATCCAGGTTCAGGTGCCTGGATCCGAGCGCGACAAGGCCGTCAAGGTGGCCGAGTCGGTCACCTTTTCCAGCTGA
- a CDS encoding DUF1707 SHOCT-like domain-containing protein, whose translation MSQQPRGESAAKPVRQPVARVRAERLRLTDQQRSDCSAALAQQYAVGRLTMDELITRTDLLYVATSRADLAEVFEGLPGLVFATAKLPIEPPQAWRSVVLGLAVGVAVPFFLLGLLYLLFPDGQSELRGGAIVCASALLWSSLAWFWWSSPNRRTRRAPRRRPV comes from the coding sequence ATGAGCCAGCAACCGAGGGGCGAGAGCGCTGCCAAGCCGGTGCGGCAGCCGGTGGCCCGGGTGCGGGCGGAACGGTTGCGGCTGACCGATCAGCAACGTTCGGACTGTTCGGCTGCGCTGGCTCAGCAGTACGCGGTCGGGCGGCTGACGATGGACGAGCTCATCACTCGTACCGATCTCTTGTACGTCGCTACCTCCCGCGCTGACCTGGCCGAGGTATTCGAAGGGCTGCCGGGGTTGGTGTTCGCCACCGCCAAGCTACCGATCGAGCCGCCACAAGCCTGGCGTTCGGTTGTACTCGGGCTGGCGGTCGGCGTAGCCGTGCCGTTCTTCCTGCTGGGCCTGCTGTATCTGCTGTTCCCCGATGGCCAGAGCGAGCTCAGGGGCGGCGCAATCGTCTGCGCCAGCGCGCTCCTCTGGAGCTCCTTGGCCTGGTTCTGGTGGTCGTCTCCCAACCGACGTACCCGACGCGCGCCTCGCAGGAGGCCGGTGTGA